The following coding sequences lie in one Rutidosis leptorrhynchoides isolate AG116_Rl617_1_P2 chromosome 4, CSIRO_AGI_Rlap_v1, whole genome shotgun sequence genomic window:
- the LOC139839456 gene encoding uncharacterized protein, which produces MKFFIFLNIFLIYLNLSNALSDIDALMKIKTSLIASNASTALHNWKLTNSHCSFTGVTCDQNARVTALTISNVPLFGTIPPEIGILNKLQNLTLVSDNLTGELPLELRNLTSIKFINISSNLFFGEFPVTIMANWTQIEAFDIYNNNFTGKLPVEFVNLQNLEILYLGGNFFTGEIPEIYSEFKKLRVLGLQANELTGVIPGSLSKISTLTHLLLGYFNIYEGGIPFEFGGFKSLQLLDLSSCNLTGEIPASLGNLKKLHTLFLYFNNLTGEIPRQLSEMVSLMSLDLSNNNLSGGIPDSFSELKNLTLISLFHNQLAGPLPSFIGDLPNLEVLQIWENNFTFELPENLGRNGRLLMLDVAGNHLTGPVPKDLCKGGKLRLLILMENYFFGPLPESLGSCNSLTKIRITKNFINGTIPPGIFNLPELTMLELDDNYLTGQLPDTMLGRSLQSVSISNNRIAGNVPHAFGDLANLTTLSLQSNKFTGEIPQEILRLNKLYKINMSDNNLSGEIPSSIAMCVQLTSIDLSRNNLFGEFPNGILSLFNLNILNVSRNRICGEIPDKLGHMKSLTVLDLSYNQFSGIVPIDGQLKDFGDEIFTGNPDLCLSQMAHCPVVSRNRKKHYSITTSRVVIIVIAIITILLLLMLTFIKMNNKRIERSKVWKLTTFQRLDLKVEDVLECLKDENIIGKGGAGIVYRGSMANGVDVAIKRLMGRNHGFDAEIQTLGKIRHRNIVRLLGYVSNRVNNLLIYEYMSHGSLGEILHGSKGAHLQWETRYRIAVEAAKGLCYLHHDCSPMILHRDVKSNNILLDSDYEAHVADFGLAKFLRDSGASESMSSIAGSYGYIAPEYAYTLKVDEKSDVYSFGVVLLELIAGKKPVGEFGDGVDIVRWVRETISEHYEKSDTTAVQAVLDVRLKVYPLGSVINLFKIAMNCVEDESMDRPTMREVVHMLTNPPQLLEQVQQSCLLTP; this is translated from the exons atgaaatttttcATTTTTCTAAATATTTTCTTAATTTACCTCAACTTGTCAAATGCATTATCAGATATTGACGCTTTAATGAAGATCAAAACTTCATTAATAGCATCAAACGCATCTACTGCTTTACACAACTGGAAACTTACAAATTCACATTGTTCATTTACCGGCGTCACGTGCGACCAAAACGCACGTGTAACGGCGTTAACAATATCAAACGTTCCTTTATTCGGAACCATCCCACCTGAAATCGGAATATTAAACAAACTACAAAACCTCACTTTAGTATCCGATAATCTGACGGGTGAATTACCACTCGAGCTGCGTAATTTAACCTCGATTAAATTCATTAACATCTCATCGAACTTGTTCTTCGGCGAGTTTCCTGTTACGATCATGGCTAACTGGACGCAAATCGAAGCGTTTGATATCTACAACAATAATTTCACCGGAAAATTACCAGTTGAATTTGTTAATTTACAAAATTTGGAAATTTTGTACCTAGGAGGTAATTTTTTTACCGGTGAAATTCCGGAAATATACTCGGAATTTAAAAAGTTACGCGTTTTGGGGTTACAAGCAAACGAATTAACAGGAGTGATTCCAGGAAGTTTATCGAAAATATCTACGCTTACTCATTTGTTGTTAGGTTATTTCAATATTTATGAAGGTGGAATACCGTTTGAATTTGGCGGATTTAAATCGTTACAATTACTCGATCTTTCGAGCTGTAATTTAACGGGTGAAATACCGGCGAGTTTAGGTAATTTGAAGAAGTTGCATACTTTGTTTTTGTATTTTAATAATTTAACTGGTGAGATTCCACGTCAGCTATCGGAAATGGTTAGTTTGATGTCGCTGGATTTGTCGAATAATAATTTGAGTGGTGGAATACCGGATAGTTTTTCGGAGTTGAAGAATTTGACGTTGATTAGTTTGTTTCATAATCAACTTGCCGGACCTCTTCCGTCGTTTATCGGTGATTTACCGAATCTGGAGGTGTTACAGATATGGGAGAATAATTTTACGTTTGAATTGCCTGAGAATCTTGGCCGGAATGGTAGGCTGCTTATGCTAGATGTCGCCGGAAACCATCTCACTGGACCTGTGCCAAAAGATCTGTGCAAAGGAG GCAAGTTACGACTTTTAATTTTAATGGAGAATTACTTTTTTGGGCCCCTACCCGAATCCCTTGGCAGCTGCAACTCATTAACCAAAATTCGCATCACAAAAAACTTCATCAACGGTACTATTCCACCCGGTATCTTCAACTTACCCGAACTCACAATGCTCGAACTCGACGACAACTATCTCACCGGACAACTTCCAGACACGATGCTCGGTCGATCACTTCAAAGCGTTTCGATTTCCAACAATCGTATCGCGGGCAATGTACCTCACGCTTTTGGTGACTTGGCCAATTTAACAACTTTATCTCTTCAATCAAATAAGTTTACTGGTGAAATTCCTCAAGAGATTTTGAGGTTAAATAAGTTGTACAAGATTAACATGAGTGATAATAATCTAAGTGGTGAGATACCGAGTTCTATAGCTATGTGTGTTCAGCTTACTTCGATTGATTTAAGTCGAAACAATTTGTTTGGCGAGTTTCCTAATGGGATTCTAAGTTTGTTCAATTTGAACATACTTAATGTTTCTAGGAATCGAATCTGTGGTGAGATACCAGATAAGTTGGGTCATATGAAAAGTTTAACGGTTTTGGATCTTTCGTATAATCAGTTTTCGGGTATCGTTCCAATCGACGGTCAGTTAAAAGATTTCGGCGACGAGATATTTACTGGTAACCCTGATCTATGTTTATCGCAAATGGCTCATTGTCCTGTTGTGTCAAGAAATCGAAAGAAGCACTATTCGATTACAACGTCGAGGGTTGTGATAATAGTAATCGCTATAATCACGATCCTTTTGTTGTTGATGCTAACATTCATCAAAATGAATAATAAACGAATTGAAAGATCAAAAGTGTGGAAGTTGACGACGTTCCAAAGGCTAGATCTTAAAGTCGAAGATGTTCTTGAATGTTTGAAAGACGAAAACATTATTGGGAAAGGTGGTGCGGGAATTGTGTACCGTGGATCAATGGCTAATGGTGTTGATGTAGCGATTAAACGGTTAATGGGAAGGAACCATGGGTTTGATGCGGAGATACAAACGTTAGGGAAAATTAGGCATAGGAATATTGTGAGATTGCTTGGATATGTGTCGAATCGTGTAAACAATTTGTTGATTTACGAGTACATGTCTCATGGGAGTTTAGGTGAGATTTTGCACGGGTCGAAAGGTGCGCATTTGCAGTGGGAAACTAGGTACAGGATTGCGGTTGAGGCAGCTAAAGGATTGTGTTACCTTCACCATGATTGCTCGCCAATGATATTACATAGAGATGTGAAGTCAAATAATATACTGTTGGATTCTGATTACGAAGCTCATGTTGCTGATTTCGGGCTCGCTAAGTTCTTGAGGGATAGTGGTGCTTCAGAATCCATGTCCTCTATTGCTGGATCTTATGGTTACATTGCACCAG AGTATGCGTACACATTAAAAGTGGATGAAAAGAGCGACGTGTATAGTTTTGGGGTGGTGCTGCTTGAACTCATAGCTGGAAAGAAGCCGGTTGGGGAATTTGGGGATGGGGTAGACATAGTGAGGTGGGTCCGGGAGACAATATCAGAGCACTATGAGAAGTCGGATACAACAGCAGTGCAAGCGGTGTTGGACGTAAGGCTCAAAGTGTATCCATTAGGAAGTGTGATAAACCTTTTCAAAATCGCAATGAATTGTGTCGAGGATGAGAGCATGGATCGACCAACAATGAGGGAAGTCGTTCACATGTTAACGAATCCTCCTCAATTGCTAGAACAAGTACAACAGTCGTGCCTGCTAACTCCTTGA